From the Primulina tabacum isolate GXHZ01 chromosome 3, ASM2559414v2, whole genome shotgun sequence genome, one window contains:
- the LOC142540506 gene encoding putative pentatricopeptide repeat-containing protein At2g01510 isoform X2, which translates to MNNFKAANPWHKIMVTIKQFYHTNSKNDMKNLVDARIIKTSFDPEVCRHNFYLKNLLRRSQIFEASQMFDQMPRKNTCSVNMMISCFLKSGNLSYAREMFDKMDDRTAVSWTILIGAYSQNKQPHEAFNLYIEMRRSGMKPDYVTFIALLSGCDETVTKKDVLQVHTQIHKLGFDSALKVCNSLLDSYCKCQNLDLAFHLFKDMSVRDTVTFNTVITGCSKEGLNEKAMKLFLEMQFHGFRPSDFTFAALLHACIGFDSITPGHQIHGLVIKTNCVQDIFVGNALLDVYSKHDYIDDMRKFFDDMPQLDGVSYNIMITSYAWNEQLEESMSLFAELRLSEFDRRNFPFATLLSIAANRQDLELGRQIHSQAYMTRADSEIQVANSLVDMYAKCDRFDEANIIFGKLVNKSSVPWTAMISAYVQKGLNDEALKSFNEMRKYNVSGDQATFASTLRASANLALLSLGKQLHSSITRTGYMSNVFCGSALLDMYGKCGSIKDAVVIFEEMPDRNTVSWNALISAYAQNGDGKSTMRSFKEMVESGLCPDQVSFLCVLRACSHRGLVDEALQYFMSMTETHKLVPRKDHYASLVDVLCRRGRFNEAETIMAQMPFEPDEIIWSSVLNSCRIHKNQDFAKRAADELFNMDVLRDAAAYVTMSNIYAEAGDWQQVAKVKKAMRERGVHKVPAYSWVEIQRKVHVFTANDRTHPLNEDIRKKINSLEKRMEEEGYKPDLSCSLQNVDDEIKAESLKYHSERLAIAFALLSTPDGSPILVLKNLRACFDCHAAIKAISKVVLREITVRDSSRFHHFKDGLCSCGDYW; encoded by the exons ATGAACAACTTTAAGGCTGCAAATCCATGGCATAAAATCATGGTTACTATAAAGCAATTCTACCATACGAACAG CAAGAATGACATGAAGAATTTGGTTGATGCCCGAATCATTAAAACATCATTTGACCCAGAGGTCTGTCGCCACAATTTCTATCTGAAGAACTTACTCAGAAGGTCCCAGATATTTGAGGCAAGCCAAATGTTTGATCAAATGCCTCGAAAAAATACGTGTTCGGTAAACATGATGATTTCTTGTTTCCTGAAGTCGGGCAATCTTTCTTATGCTAGGGAGATGTTCGATAAAATGGATGATCGAACAGCAGTGTCTTGGACGATATTGATTGGTGCATATTCACAAAACAAGCAACCCCATGAAGCTTTTAATCTTTATATTGAGATGCGTAGGTCGGGGATGAAGCCTGATTATGTCACCTTCATAGCTCTTTTATCAGGCTGTGATGAAACAGTGACCAAGAAAGATGTACTCCAAGTTCATACCCAAATTCATAAATTAGGATTTGACTCGGCTCTTAAAGTTTGTAACTCTTTGCTAGATTCTTATTGTAAATGTCAAAACCTTGATTTAGCTTTTCATCTATTCAAGGACATGAGTGTACGAGATACTGTTACTTTCAACACGGTTATAACTGGGTGTTCAAAAGAAGGGCTAAATGAAAAGGCAATGAAGCTCTTTTTGGAAATGCAATTTCATGGCTTTAGGCCTTCTGATTTCACTTTTGCAGCACTTTTGCATGCCTGTATTGGGTTCGATAGTATTACCCCTGGGCATCAGATCCATGGATTAGTGATCAAGACCAACTGTGTCCAAGATATATTTGTTGGCAATGCATTACTTGATGTATACTCGAAACACGATTATATAGATGACATGAGAAAATTCTTTGATGACATGCCGCAGTTGGATGGAGTTTCTTACAATATTATGATAACAAGTTATGCCTGGAATGAACAACTGGAAGAATCTATGAGTCTCTTCGCTGAGTTGAGGTTATCCGAGTTCGACCGAAGAAATTTTCCTTTTGCAACTTTGTTGAGTATAGCTGCAAATCGACAAGACTTGGAATTGGGAAGACAAATCCACTCTCAGGCATACATGACAAGAGCTGATTCGGAAATTCAAGTTGCGAATTCTCTCGTTGACATGTATGCCAAATGTGACAGATTTGATGAAGCCAATATTATTTTCGGAAAGTTGGTCAACAAAAGCTCCGTTCCATGGACTGCCATGATATCAGCTTATGTTCAGAAAGGGCTAAATGACGAAGCCCTTAAATCGTTCAATGAAATGAGAAAATACAATGTATCTGGGGACCAAGCTACTTTTGCAAGTACTCTTCGAGCCTCGGCAAACTTGGCTTTGCTTTCACTGGGGAAGCAGTTGCACTCTTCCATAACAAGAACTGGATATATGTCTAATGTTTTTTGTGGCAGTGCACTGCTCGACATGTATGGAAAATGTGGATCCATAAAGGATGCTGTTGTGATTTTTGAAGAGATGCCTGACCGGAATACTGTTTCTTGGAATGCATTGATCTCAGCATACGCCCAAAACGGAGATGGCAAATCGACAATGAGGTCTTTCAAGGAGATGGTAGAATCAGGTCTTTGTCCGGATCAGGTTAGCTTCCTTTGTGTTTTAAGAGCCTGCAGCCACCGCGGGCTTGTTGATGAAGCATTACAGTATTTCATGTCAATGACTGAGACTCATAAACTTGTTCCGAGAAAAGATCACTACGCATCTTTGGTTGATGTGCTCTGTAGAAGGGGACGTTTCAATGAAGCTGAGACAATCATGGCTCAAATGCCATTCGAGCCTGATGAAATTATTTGGTCATCCGTTTTAAATTCATGTCGGATCCATAAGAACCAAGATTTTGCTAAGAGAGCGGCTGATGAACTTTTTAACATGGATGTTCTCAGAGACGCTGCTGCCTATGTCACCATGTCGAATATTTATGCCGAGGCAGGCGATTGGCAACAGGTGGCAAAGGTAAAGAAGGCCATGAGAGAACGAGGAGTTCATAAGGTCCCAGCTTATAGTTGGGTTGAAATTCAACGTAAGGTTCATGTATTCACTGCTAATGATAGGACTCACCCGCTTAATGAGGATATAAGAAAAAAGATAAACTCTTTGGAGAAGCGGATGGAAGAGGAAGGCTATAAGCCTGACCTAAGTTGCAGCCTTCAAAATGTGGATGACGAAATAAAAGCCGAGTCACTGAAATATCACAGCGAGAGGTTAGCGATTGCATTTGCACTACTCAGTACACCAGATGGATCACCTATACTTGTACTAAAGAATTTAAGAGCTTGTTTCGATTGCCATGCGGCGATAAAAGCGATTTCCAAAGTTGTCCTAAGGGAGATCACCGTCAGGGATTCAAGCAGGTTCCATCATTTTAAAGATGGGTTATGCTCCTGTGGGGATTACTGGTGA
- the LOC142540506 gene encoding putative pentatricopeptide repeat-containing protein At2g01510 isoform X1, with amino-acid sequence MNNFKAANPWHKIMVTIKQFYHTNRSTIIDYYGSISLLTALLLFFHQLFLLIQSSTEGMKICSKNDMKNLVDARIIKTSFDPEVCRHNFYLKNLLRRSQIFEASQMFDQMPRKNTCSVNMMISCFLKSGNLSYAREMFDKMDDRTAVSWTILIGAYSQNKQPHEAFNLYIEMRRSGMKPDYVTFIALLSGCDETVTKKDVLQVHTQIHKLGFDSALKVCNSLLDSYCKCQNLDLAFHLFKDMSVRDTVTFNTVITGCSKEGLNEKAMKLFLEMQFHGFRPSDFTFAALLHACIGFDSITPGHQIHGLVIKTNCVQDIFVGNALLDVYSKHDYIDDMRKFFDDMPQLDGVSYNIMITSYAWNEQLEESMSLFAELRLSEFDRRNFPFATLLSIAANRQDLELGRQIHSQAYMTRADSEIQVANSLVDMYAKCDRFDEANIIFGKLVNKSSVPWTAMISAYVQKGLNDEALKSFNEMRKYNVSGDQATFASTLRASANLALLSLGKQLHSSITRTGYMSNVFCGSALLDMYGKCGSIKDAVVIFEEMPDRNTVSWNALISAYAQNGDGKSTMRSFKEMVESGLCPDQVSFLCVLRACSHRGLVDEALQYFMSMTETHKLVPRKDHYASLVDVLCRRGRFNEAETIMAQMPFEPDEIIWSSVLNSCRIHKNQDFAKRAADELFNMDVLRDAAAYVTMSNIYAEAGDWQQVAKVKKAMRERGVHKVPAYSWVEIQRKVHVFTANDRTHPLNEDIRKKINSLEKRMEEEGYKPDLSCSLQNVDDEIKAESLKYHSERLAIAFALLSTPDGSPILVLKNLRACFDCHAAIKAISKVVLREITVRDSSRFHHFKDGLCSCGDYW; translated from the coding sequence ATGAACAACTTTAAGGCTGCAAATCCATGGCATAAAATCATGGTTACTATAAAGCAATTCTACCATACGAACAGGTCTACAATTATTGACTATTATGGTTCTATTTCCCTTCTCACTGCTCTCCTGTTATTCTTTCACCAGCTGTTTCTTTTAATACAAAGTTCAACTGAGGGTATGAAAATTTGCAGCAAGAATGACATGAAGAATTTGGTTGATGCCCGAATCATTAAAACATCATTTGACCCAGAGGTCTGTCGCCACAATTTCTATCTGAAGAACTTACTCAGAAGGTCCCAGATATTTGAGGCAAGCCAAATGTTTGATCAAATGCCTCGAAAAAATACGTGTTCGGTAAACATGATGATTTCTTGTTTCCTGAAGTCGGGCAATCTTTCTTATGCTAGGGAGATGTTCGATAAAATGGATGATCGAACAGCAGTGTCTTGGACGATATTGATTGGTGCATATTCACAAAACAAGCAACCCCATGAAGCTTTTAATCTTTATATTGAGATGCGTAGGTCGGGGATGAAGCCTGATTATGTCACCTTCATAGCTCTTTTATCAGGCTGTGATGAAACAGTGACCAAGAAAGATGTACTCCAAGTTCATACCCAAATTCATAAATTAGGATTTGACTCGGCTCTTAAAGTTTGTAACTCTTTGCTAGATTCTTATTGTAAATGTCAAAACCTTGATTTAGCTTTTCATCTATTCAAGGACATGAGTGTACGAGATACTGTTACTTTCAACACGGTTATAACTGGGTGTTCAAAAGAAGGGCTAAATGAAAAGGCAATGAAGCTCTTTTTGGAAATGCAATTTCATGGCTTTAGGCCTTCTGATTTCACTTTTGCAGCACTTTTGCATGCCTGTATTGGGTTCGATAGTATTACCCCTGGGCATCAGATCCATGGATTAGTGATCAAGACCAACTGTGTCCAAGATATATTTGTTGGCAATGCATTACTTGATGTATACTCGAAACACGATTATATAGATGACATGAGAAAATTCTTTGATGACATGCCGCAGTTGGATGGAGTTTCTTACAATATTATGATAACAAGTTATGCCTGGAATGAACAACTGGAAGAATCTATGAGTCTCTTCGCTGAGTTGAGGTTATCCGAGTTCGACCGAAGAAATTTTCCTTTTGCAACTTTGTTGAGTATAGCTGCAAATCGACAAGACTTGGAATTGGGAAGACAAATCCACTCTCAGGCATACATGACAAGAGCTGATTCGGAAATTCAAGTTGCGAATTCTCTCGTTGACATGTATGCCAAATGTGACAGATTTGATGAAGCCAATATTATTTTCGGAAAGTTGGTCAACAAAAGCTCCGTTCCATGGACTGCCATGATATCAGCTTATGTTCAGAAAGGGCTAAATGACGAAGCCCTTAAATCGTTCAATGAAATGAGAAAATACAATGTATCTGGGGACCAAGCTACTTTTGCAAGTACTCTTCGAGCCTCGGCAAACTTGGCTTTGCTTTCACTGGGGAAGCAGTTGCACTCTTCCATAACAAGAACTGGATATATGTCTAATGTTTTTTGTGGCAGTGCACTGCTCGACATGTATGGAAAATGTGGATCCATAAAGGATGCTGTTGTGATTTTTGAAGAGATGCCTGACCGGAATACTGTTTCTTGGAATGCATTGATCTCAGCATACGCCCAAAACGGAGATGGCAAATCGACAATGAGGTCTTTCAAGGAGATGGTAGAATCAGGTCTTTGTCCGGATCAGGTTAGCTTCCTTTGTGTTTTAAGAGCCTGCAGCCACCGCGGGCTTGTTGATGAAGCATTACAGTATTTCATGTCAATGACTGAGACTCATAAACTTGTTCCGAGAAAAGATCACTACGCATCTTTGGTTGATGTGCTCTGTAGAAGGGGACGTTTCAATGAAGCTGAGACAATCATGGCTCAAATGCCATTCGAGCCTGATGAAATTATTTGGTCATCCGTTTTAAATTCATGTCGGATCCATAAGAACCAAGATTTTGCTAAGAGAGCGGCTGATGAACTTTTTAACATGGATGTTCTCAGAGACGCTGCTGCCTATGTCACCATGTCGAATATTTATGCCGAGGCAGGCGATTGGCAACAGGTGGCAAAGGTAAAGAAGGCCATGAGAGAACGAGGAGTTCATAAGGTCCCAGCTTATAGTTGGGTTGAAATTCAACGTAAGGTTCATGTATTCACTGCTAATGATAGGACTCACCCGCTTAATGAGGATATAAGAAAAAAGATAAACTCTTTGGAGAAGCGGATGGAAGAGGAAGGCTATAAGCCTGACCTAAGTTGCAGCCTTCAAAATGTGGATGACGAAATAAAAGCCGAGTCACTGAAATATCACAGCGAGAGGTTAGCGATTGCATTTGCACTACTCAGTACACCAGATGGATCACCTATACTTGTACTAAAGAATTTAAGAGCTTGTTTCGATTGCCATGCGGCGATAAAAGCGATTTCCAAAGTTGTCCTAAGGGAGATCACCGTCAGGGATTCAAGCAGGTTCCATCATTTTAAAGATGGGTTATGCTCCTGTGGGGATTACTGGTGA
- the LOC142540506 gene encoding putative pentatricopeptide repeat-containing protein At2g01510 isoform X3, with the protein MKICSKNDMKNLVDARIIKTSFDPEVCRHNFYLKNLLRRSQIFEASQMFDQMPRKNTCSVNMMISCFLKSGNLSYAREMFDKMDDRTAVSWTILIGAYSQNKQPHEAFNLYIEMRRSGMKPDYVTFIALLSGCDETVTKKDVLQVHTQIHKLGFDSALKVCNSLLDSYCKCQNLDLAFHLFKDMSVRDTVTFNTVITGCSKEGLNEKAMKLFLEMQFHGFRPSDFTFAALLHACIGFDSITPGHQIHGLVIKTNCVQDIFVGNALLDVYSKHDYIDDMRKFFDDMPQLDGVSYNIMITSYAWNEQLEESMSLFAELRLSEFDRRNFPFATLLSIAANRQDLELGRQIHSQAYMTRADSEIQVANSLVDMYAKCDRFDEANIIFGKLVNKSSVPWTAMISAYVQKGLNDEALKSFNEMRKYNVSGDQATFASTLRASANLALLSLGKQLHSSITRTGYMSNVFCGSALLDMYGKCGSIKDAVVIFEEMPDRNTVSWNALISAYAQNGDGKSTMRSFKEMVESGLCPDQVSFLCVLRACSHRGLVDEALQYFMSMTETHKLVPRKDHYASLVDVLCRRGRFNEAETIMAQMPFEPDEIIWSSVLNSCRIHKNQDFAKRAADELFNMDVLRDAAAYVTMSNIYAEAGDWQQVAKVKKAMRERGVHKVPAYSWVEIQRKVHVFTANDRTHPLNEDIRKKINSLEKRMEEEGYKPDLSCSLQNVDDEIKAESLKYHSERLAIAFALLSTPDGSPILVLKNLRACFDCHAAIKAISKVVLREITVRDSSRFHHFKDGLCSCGDYW; encoded by the coding sequence ATGAAAATTTGCAGCAAGAATGACATGAAGAATTTGGTTGATGCCCGAATCATTAAAACATCATTTGACCCAGAGGTCTGTCGCCACAATTTCTATCTGAAGAACTTACTCAGAAGGTCCCAGATATTTGAGGCAAGCCAAATGTTTGATCAAATGCCTCGAAAAAATACGTGTTCGGTAAACATGATGATTTCTTGTTTCCTGAAGTCGGGCAATCTTTCTTATGCTAGGGAGATGTTCGATAAAATGGATGATCGAACAGCAGTGTCTTGGACGATATTGATTGGTGCATATTCACAAAACAAGCAACCCCATGAAGCTTTTAATCTTTATATTGAGATGCGTAGGTCGGGGATGAAGCCTGATTATGTCACCTTCATAGCTCTTTTATCAGGCTGTGATGAAACAGTGACCAAGAAAGATGTACTCCAAGTTCATACCCAAATTCATAAATTAGGATTTGACTCGGCTCTTAAAGTTTGTAACTCTTTGCTAGATTCTTATTGTAAATGTCAAAACCTTGATTTAGCTTTTCATCTATTCAAGGACATGAGTGTACGAGATACTGTTACTTTCAACACGGTTATAACTGGGTGTTCAAAAGAAGGGCTAAATGAAAAGGCAATGAAGCTCTTTTTGGAAATGCAATTTCATGGCTTTAGGCCTTCTGATTTCACTTTTGCAGCACTTTTGCATGCCTGTATTGGGTTCGATAGTATTACCCCTGGGCATCAGATCCATGGATTAGTGATCAAGACCAACTGTGTCCAAGATATATTTGTTGGCAATGCATTACTTGATGTATACTCGAAACACGATTATATAGATGACATGAGAAAATTCTTTGATGACATGCCGCAGTTGGATGGAGTTTCTTACAATATTATGATAACAAGTTATGCCTGGAATGAACAACTGGAAGAATCTATGAGTCTCTTCGCTGAGTTGAGGTTATCCGAGTTCGACCGAAGAAATTTTCCTTTTGCAACTTTGTTGAGTATAGCTGCAAATCGACAAGACTTGGAATTGGGAAGACAAATCCACTCTCAGGCATACATGACAAGAGCTGATTCGGAAATTCAAGTTGCGAATTCTCTCGTTGACATGTATGCCAAATGTGACAGATTTGATGAAGCCAATATTATTTTCGGAAAGTTGGTCAACAAAAGCTCCGTTCCATGGACTGCCATGATATCAGCTTATGTTCAGAAAGGGCTAAATGACGAAGCCCTTAAATCGTTCAATGAAATGAGAAAATACAATGTATCTGGGGACCAAGCTACTTTTGCAAGTACTCTTCGAGCCTCGGCAAACTTGGCTTTGCTTTCACTGGGGAAGCAGTTGCACTCTTCCATAACAAGAACTGGATATATGTCTAATGTTTTTTGTGGCAGTGCACTGCTCGACATGTATGGAAAATGTGGATCCATAAAGGATGCTGTTGTGATTTTTGAAGAGATGCCTGACCGGAATACTGTTTCTTGGAATGCATTGATCTCAGCATACGCCCAAAACGGAGATGGCAAATCGACAATGAGGTCTTTCAAGGAGATGGTAGAATCAGGTCTTTGTCCGGATCAGGTTAGCTTCCTTTGTGTTTTAAGAGCCTGCAGCCACCGCGGGCTTGTTGATGAAGCATTACAGTATTTCATGTCAATGACTGAGACTCATAAACTTGTTCCGAGAAAAGATCACTACGCATCTTTGGTTGATGTGCTCTGTAGAAGGGGACGTTTCAATGAAGCTGAGACAATCATGGCTCAAATGCCATTCGAGCCTGATGAAATTATTTGGTCATCCGTTTTAAATTCATGTCGGATCCATAAGAACCAAGATTTTGCTAAGAGAGCGGCTGATGAACTTTTTAACATGGATGTTCTCAGAGACGCTGCTGCCTATGTCACCATGTCGAATATTTATGCCGAGGCAGGCGATTGGCAACAGGTGGCAAAGGTAAAGAAGGCCATGAGAGAACGAGGAGTTCATAAGGTCCCAGCTTATAGTTGGGTTGAAATTCAACGTAAGGTTCATGTATTCACTGCTAATGATAGGACTCACCCGCTTAATGAGGATATAAGAAAAAAGATAAACTCTTTGGAGAAGCGGATGGAAGAGGAAGGCTATAAGCCTGACCTAAGTTGCAGCCTTCAAAATGTGGATGACGAAATAAAAGCCGAGTCACTGAAATATCACAGCGAGAGGTTAGCGATTGCATTTGCACTACTCAGTACACCAGATGGATCACCTATACTTGTACTAAAGAATTTAAGAGCTTGTTTCGATTGCCATGCGGCGATAAAAGCGATTTCCAAAGTTGTCCTAAGGGAGATCACCGTCAGGGATTCAAGCAGGTTCCATCATTTTAAAGATGGGTTATGCTCCTGTGGGGATTACTGGTGA
- the LOC142540506 gene encoding putative pentatricopeptide repeat-containing protein At2g01510 isoform X4, whose protein sequence is MFDKMDDRTAVSWTILIGAYSQNKQPHEAFNLYIEMRRSGMKPDYVTFIALLSGCDETVTKKDVLQVHTQIHKLGFDSALKVCNSLLDSYCKCQNLDLAFHLFKDMSVRDTVTFNTVITGCSKEGLNEKAMKLFLEMQFHGFRPSDFTFAALLHACIGFDSITPGHQIHGLVIKTNCVQDIFVGNALLDVYSKHDYIDDMRKFFDDMPQLDGVSYNIMITSYAWNEQLEESMSLFAELRLSEFDRRNFPFATLLSIAANRQDLELGRQIHSQAYMTRADSEIQVANSLVDMYAKCDRFDEANIIFGKLVNKSSVPWTAMISAYVQKGLNDEALKSFNEMRKYNVSGDQATFASTLRASANLALLSLGKQLHSSITRTGYMSNVFCGSALLDMYGKCGSIKDAVVIFEEMPDRNTVSWNALISAYAQNGDGKSTMRSFKEMVESGLCPDQVSFLCVLRACSHRGLVDEALQYFMSMTETHKLVPRKDHYASLVDVLCRRGRFNEAETIMAQMPFEPDEIIWSSVLNSCRIHKNQDFAKRAADELFNMDVLRDAAAYVTMSNIYAEAGDWQQVAKVKKAMRERGVHKVPAYSWVEIQRKVHVFTANDRTHPLNEDIRKKINSLEKRMEEEGYKPDLSCSLQNVDDEIKAESLKYHSERLAIAFALLSTPDGSPILVLKNLRACFDCHAAIKAISKVVLREITVRDSSRFHHFKDGLCSCGDYW, encoded by the coding sequence ATGTTCGATAAAATGGATGATCGAACAGCAGTGTCTTGGACGATATTGATTGGTGCATATTCACAAAACAAGCAACCCCATGAAGCTTTTAATCTTTATATTGAGATGCGTAGGTCGGGGATGAAGCCTGATTATGTCACCTTCATAGCTCTTTTATCAGGCTGTGATGAAACAGTGACCAAGAAAGATGTACTCCAAGTTCATACCCAAATTCATAAATTAGGATTTGACTCGGCTCTTAAAGTTTGTAACTCTTTGCTAGATTCTTATTGTAAATGTCAAAACCTTGATTTAGCTTTTCATCTATTCAAGGACATGAGTGTACGAGATACTGTTACTTTCAACACGGTTATAACTGGGTGTTCAAAAGAAGGGCTAAATGAAAAGGCAATGAAGCTCTTTTTGGAAATGCAATTTCATGGCTTTAGGCCTTCTGATTTCACTTTTGCAGCACTTTTGCATGCCTGTATTGGGTTCGATAGTATTACCCCTGGGCATCAGATCCATGGATTAGTGATCAAGACCAACTGTGTCCAAGATATATTTGTTGGCAATGCATTACTTGATGTATACTCGAAACACGATTATATAGATGACATGAGAAAATTCTTTGATGACATGCCGCAGTTGGATGGAGTTTCTTACAATATTATGATAACAAGTTATGCCTGGAATGAACAACTGGAAGAATCTATGAGTCTCTTCGCTGAGTTGAGGTTATCCGAGTTCGACCGAAGAAATTTTCCTTTTGCAACTTTGTTGAGTATAGCTGCAAATCGACAAGACTTGGAATTGGGAAGACAAATCCACTCTCAGGCATACATGACAAGAGCTGATTCGGAAATTCAAGTTGCGAATTCTCTCGTTGACATGTATGCCAAATGTGACAGATTTGATGAAGCCAATATTATTTTCGGAAAGTTGGTCAACAAAAGCTCCGTTCCATGGACTGCCATGATATCAGCTTATGTTCAGAAAGGGCTAAATGACGAAGCCCTTAAATCGTTCAATGAAATGAGAAAATACAATGTATCTGGGGACCAAGCTACTTTTGCAAGTACTCTTCGAGCCTCGGCAAACTTGGCTTTGCTTTCACTGGGGAAGCAGTTGCACTCTTCCATAACAAGAACTGGATATATGTCTAATGTTTTTTGTGGCAGTGCACTGCTCGACATGTATGGAAAATGTGGATCCATAAAGGATGCTGTTGTGATTTTTGAAGAGATGCCTGACCGGAATACTGTTTCTTGGAATGCATTGATCTCAGCATACGCCCAAAACGGAGATGGCAAATCGACAATGAGGTCTTTCAAGGAGATGGTAGAATCAGGTCTTTGTCCGGATCAGGTTAGCTTCCTTTGTGTTTTAAGAGCCTGCAGCCACCGCGGGCTTGTTGATGAAGCATTACAGTATTTCATGTCAATGACTGAGACTCATAAACTTGTTCCGAGAAAAGATCACTACGCATCTTTGGTTGATGTGCTCTGTAGAAGGGGACGTTTCAATGAAGCTGAGACAATCATGGCTCAAATGCCATTCGAGCCTGATGAAATTATTTGGTCATCCGTTTTAAATTCATGTCGGATCCATAAGAACCAAGATTTTGCTAAGAGAGCGGCTGATGAACTTTTTAACATGGATGTTCTCAGAGACGCTGCTGCCTATGTCACCATGTCGAATATTTATGCCGAGGCAGGCGATTGGCAACAGGTGGCAAAGGTAAAGAAGGCCATGAGAGAACGAGGAGTTCATAAGGTCCCAGCTTATAGTTGGGTTGAAATTCAACGTAAGGTTCATGTATTCACTGCTAATGATAGGACTCACCCGCTTAATGAGGATATAAGAAAAAAGATAAACTCTTTGGAGAAGCGGATGGAAGAGGAAGGCTATAAGCCTGACCTAAGTTGCAGCCTTCAAAATGTGGATGACGAAATAAAAGCCGAGTCACTGAAATATCACAGCGAGAGGTTAGCGATTGCATTTGCACTACTCAGTACACCAGATGGATCACCTATACTTGTACTAAAGAATTTAAGAGCTTGTTTCGATTGCCATGCGGCGATAAAAGCGATTTCCAAAGTTGTCCTAAGGGAGATCACCGTCAGGGATTCAAGCAGGTTCCATCATTTTAAAGATGGGTTATGCTCCTGTGGGGATTACTGGTGA